Proteins encoded together in one Xiphophorus maculatus strain JP 163 A chromosome 13, X_maculatus-5.0-male, whole genome shotgun sequence window:
- the LOC102216996 gene encoding general transcription factor II-I repeat domain-containing protein 2-like, whose protein sequence is MSAHAKKRKVDAECRVFNKNWTAKYLFTEVRGKAVCLVCGEQIAVFKDYNLSRHYETKHGEKYKNVTDAERARTSEALLAKLQKQQGFFTKLHTSRDAATKTSFVIAHKIAKTGKPFSEGEFIKECLVDSAALICPEKKEEFEKVPLSRRTVTRRVEDISCNLELQLQREVANFDFFSLALDESCDVRDTAQLLVFVRGITPDFKITEELAAMRSMKGTTTGSDLFMEVNACMDTLGLKWDRLAGVTTDGCPNFTGKNVGLLKRMQDKVAEIDADQELIFLHCIIHQHVLCKSVLKMNHVINVVSNIVNFIRARALNHRQFVALLEDHASEHSDISYHTPVRWLSLGKVLKRVWDLKTEIREFCEMKGKDIPELSDEDWMADFAFAVDVTALMNDLNTKLQGRGLFVHEMHTLVKAFMKKMLFLSSQLENNNLTHMQTLKEVTPSADHLRRYSSMLGALHCEFSRRFEDLRTIEDEMHMISSPFTCSVDNAPSDVQLELIDLQSDAVLAELFKSGSLLDFYSSLKEENFPNMKRHAQKMLVLFGSTYICEQTFSMMKFMKSCYRSSLTDDHLSAVLRISTSDIQPDFDALVKAQQRLDFSH, encoded by the coding sequence ATGTCTGCTcatgctaaaaaaagaaaggtagaTGCCGAATGCAGGGTTTTCAACAAAAATTGGACTGctaagtatttatttactgaagtGAGAGGTAAAGCCGTGTGTTTAGTTTGCGGGGAGCAGATCGCCGTGTTTAAGGACTACAATTTGAGTCGGCATTACGAGACAAAACACGGGGAGAAATACAAGAACGTGACTGATGCTGAAAGGGCGCGGACATCGGAAGCTTTGCTAGCTAAACTGCAAAAGCAGCAAGGCTTTTTTACCAAGCTTCACACATCCAGGGATGCAGCAACCAAGACCAGCTTTGTGATAGCTCACAAAATCGCTAAAACCGGTAAGCCATTCTCGGAGGGGGAGTTTATCAAAGAGTGCTTGGTGGactctgcagctttaatatgccctgaaaaaaaagaagaatttgagAAAGTCCCGCTCTCCAGGCGAACCGTGACGAGAAGGGTCGAGGACATATCGTGCAATCTGGAGCTTCAGCTGCAACGTGAAGTggcaaattttgactttttctcctTGGCTTTGGATGAAAGCTGTGATGTCCGTGACACAGCCCAGTTACTTGTATTTGTCCGCGGGATAACGCCGGACTTCAAGATTACGGAGGAGCTGGCAGCAATGCGGTCGATGAAAGGAACAACTACAGGGAGCGATCTCTTCATGGAGGTGAATGCGTGCATGGACACACTGGGACTGAAATGGGACAGACTGGCAGGTGTCACAACGGACGGTTGTCCAAATTTTACAGGGAAAAATGTGGGACTTTTAAAACGTATGCAAGATAAAGTGGCTGAAATCGACGCAGATCaggaattaatatttttgcattgtatTATACACCAACATGTGTTGTGCAAGTCGGTGCTAAAAATGAACCATGTTATTAATGTTGTTAGTAACATAGTAAACTTCATCAGGGCACGGGCATTGAATCACAGACAATTTGTCGCACTTTTGGAGGACCATGCGTCTGAGCATAGTGACATCAGTTACCACACACCTGTCAGATGGCTCAGCCTGGGCAAAGTGCTAAAAAGAGTTTGGGATCTGAAAACAGAGATTCGAGAGTTTTGTGAGATGAAAGGCAAAGACATCCCAGAGCTCTCAGATGAGGACTGGATGGCAGATTTTGCATTTGCTGTTGATGTGACCGCACTGATGAATGACCTGAATACCAAACTGCAAGGCAGGGGCCTTTTTGTTCATGAAATGCACACCCTGGTGAAGGCTTTCATGAAAAAGATGTTGTTTCTTTCAAGCCAACTGGAGAACAACAATCTCACTCACATGCAAACCCTGAAAGAAGTCACACCATCAGCCGATCACCTCCGCAGGTACTCATCCATGTTAGGAGCATTGCATTGTGAGTTTTCAAGGAGATTTGAAGATCTCAGGACAATCGAGGATGAAATGCACATGATTTCCTCTCCCTTTACCTGCAGTGTGGATAATGCACCCAGTGATGTTCAGCTGGAACTCATTGACCTGCAGTCTGATGCAGTACTGGCAGAGCTCTTTAAATCAGGATCTCTGCTGGATTTCTACTCTTCTCTCAAGGAGGAGAACTTTCCAAACATGAAGAGACATGCTCAGAAGATGTTGGTTCTCTTTGGCTCTACCTACATAtgtgaacaaacattttcaatgatGAAGTTCATGAAATCCTGTTACAGATCATCTCTCACTGACGATCATCTGTCAGCTGTGCTTCGCATCTCCACCTCAGACATTCAACCTGATTTTGATGCACTCGTTAAAGCCCAGCAGAGACTAGATTTCTCTCactga